A stretch of Gemmatimonadota bacterium DNA encodes these proteins:
- a CDS encoding ion channel DMI1, which yields MIDKVACMGKFFFKLRSRTTDPFARVKNYLKFRVERLLLSGAHSRLLFIATLIGIVAVGGGLLVQGTDAPFDDRETAIWWAFLRLTDPGYLGDDEGLARRVISTVVTVLGYVLFMGSLIAIMTQWLNQTIRDFERGLTPIVRRNHILILGWTNRTSEIVSELMRAEGRVRRFLQLRGARGLHVVILSEDVSLERTMELRRALGPLWNPKKITFRSGIPLRIEHLERVDFQNASAIILPGADFAYGSADESDTRIIKTLLSIANQREKEDGIEVLPLLVTEIFDSDKVFMAKRAYRGILEILASDLFITRCMAQNVRHPGLSQVFHDILSHGVGNEVYVRMCEEFTDFRFGDLSGAYPKAILLGVVRPQGETFCPLLNPPEDLILEAEDRLVFLAEDYGDCEPLRNYQLERVSRKFQEVPHVREKGKRRILILGWNHKAAVLLKEFGRQMREQFEIAVLSLIPSAQREAEVAQKGIDPRRVVVTHREGDPTSLSDLREMEPGGYDNVVILGSDWVETQEESDARTIVGHLVLRNVLEGSTHEPEILVDLMDFDNIALFEDYDTEVLVTPMIASHVLAQVALRREINVVYEELFAAGGAEIFFRRVSDYDIAGKNVNFGEIKEMSACRGEIALGIRLQNGGVVLNPARDEPYMLSESDDLIVLVRED from the coding sequence ATGATTGATAAGGTGGCTTGTATGGGAAAATTTTTTTTCAAACTACGATCGCGAACTACTGACCCGTTTGCGCGAGTAAAAAATTACCTGAAATTTCGCGTTGAGCGATTGTTGTTGAGCGGGGCGCATTCTCGATTGCTATTTATCGCGACCTTAATTGGCATTGTCGCCGTTGGCGGTGGTTTGCTGGTGCAGGGAACGGATGCACCTTTTGATGATCGCGAAACAGCTATCTGGTGGGCTTTTTTGCGTTTGACTGATCCGGGTTATTTGGGGGATGACGAAGGGCTTGCCCGCCGCGTGATTTCAACGGTGGTGACAGTGCTTGGATACGTGCTTTTTATGGGGTCGTTGATCGCGATTATGACGCAGTGGCTCAATCAGACGATTCGCGATTTTGAGCGCGGGCTTACGCCCATTGTGCGTCGCAATCACATTTTGATTTTGGGATGGACCAATCGCACATCCGAAATTGTCAGCGAGTTGATGCGTGCCGAAGGTCGCGTGCGCCGGTTTTTACAATTGCGCGGTGCGCGTGGGTTACACGTGGTGATTCTTTCCGAAGATGTGAGTTTGGAGCGCACGATGGAATTGCGGAGAGCACTGGGTCCTCTGTGGAATCCTAAGAAGATCACTTTTCGGTCGGGGATACCCCTGCGGATAGAACATCTGGAGCGCGTGGATTTTCAAAATGCGAGTGCCATTATTTTGCCCGGTGCGGATTTTGCCTATGGCAGTGCGGATGAATCGGATACGCGTATCATAAAAACACTGTTGTCAATAGCGAATCAGCGGGAAAAAGAAGATGGAATAGAAGTTCTACCCCTGCTGGTGACAGAAATTTTTGATTCCGACAAAGTGTTTATGGCTAAAAGGGCTTATAGAGGCATTTTAGAGATTTTGGCGAGTGATCTTTTTATTACGCGATGTATGGCACAAAATGTGCGTCATCCGGGATTGTCACAGGTGTTCCACGATATCTTGTCGCACGGGGTTGGCAATGAGGTCTATGTGCGAATGTGCGAGGAGTTTACAGATTTTCGTTTTGGCGATCTATCAGGTGCGTATCCCAAAGCGATTTTGCTGGGTGTGGTGCGTCCTCAAGGTGAAACTTTTTGCCCCCTGCTCAATCCGCCCGAGGATCTGATTTTGGAAGCAGAAGACCGGCTGGTCTTTTTGGCAGAAGATTACGGGGATTGTGAACCTCTGAGAAATTATCAGTTAGAACGCGTATCGCGTAAATTTCAAGAGGTGCCCCATGTGAGGGAAAAAGGCAAACGACGCATCTTAATTTTGGGATGGAATCACAAAGCTGCGGTTTTGCTTAAAGAATTCGGCAGGCAGATGCGCGAACAATTTGAGATCGCGGTTTTGTCTCTTATACCCTCGGCACAAAGAGAAGCTGAAGTAGCGCAAAAAGGTATTGACCCGCGCCGAGTCGTTGTCACCCATCGCGAAGGCGATCCCACTTCTCTGTCAGATTTAAGAGAAATGGAGCCAGGTGGGTATGACAATGTGGTGATTTTGGGCAGTGACTGGGTAGAGACACAGGAAGAGTCAGATGCGCGGACGATTGTGGGACATCTGGTGCTGAGGAATGTGCTGGAGGGGAGCACGCATGAACCAGAAATTCTGGTCGATTTGATGGATTTCGACAATATCGCGTTGTTTGAAGATTACGATACCGAGGTCTTGGTTACGCCAATGATCGCAAGCCATGTGCTGGCACAAGTTGCGTTGCGTCGGGAGATCAATGTCGTTTATGAAGAGTTGTTTGCCGCTGGTGGTGCAGAGATTTTCTTTCGCCGGGTTTCAGATTACGACATAGCAGGTAAAAATGTGAACTTTGGAGAGATAAAAGAGATGTCGGCATGTCGGGGCGAAATCGCGCTGGGCATTCGCTTGCAAAACGGCGGGGTTGTGCTCAATCCGGCGCGTGATGAACCATATATGCTAAGTGAATCGGATGATCTTATTGTATTGGTTCGGGAGGATTAA
- a CDS encoding mechanosensitive ion channel — translation MLRRNVFERIHLNEGSQSAICRLLHIVIMCIGVFIAIEYTGINLTTLAAVSAVLLVGIGLGLQTITHNFISGLIMLFERPVQEGDFVEVGGVQGRVQAVNAYSTKVETLDNVTIIVPNSKFLSENVTNWSFQESKVRIHVSVGVSYGSDVELVAETLLEVGRAHPEVLSDPEPQIQFLTFGDSSLNFDLLVWIVDPTRQYFVISDLNFAIVQAFRERDIAIPFPQRDLHVRSAVPMHLPTSSENDRGE, via the coding sequence ATGTTGCGGCGCAATGTGTTTGAACGGATACATTTAAACGAGGGTTCGCAGTCGGCTATTTGTCGCCTATTGCACATTGTTATTATGTGCATCGGCGTATTTATCGCCATAGAATATACCGGGATTAATCTGACGACATTGGCTGCGGTCAGTGCGGTATTGCTGGTGGGGATTGGTTTGGGGTTGCAAACTATTACTCACAATTTTATCAGCGGACTCATTATGTTGTTTGAGCGCCCCGTGCAGGAAGGAGATTTTGTGGAGGTGGGCGGTGTGCAAGGCCGTGTGCAGGCGGTCAATGCATATAGCACAAAGGTCGAGACCCTGGACAATGTGACGATTATTGTGCCCAATTCAAAATTTCTATCTGAAAATGTCACAAACTGGAGCTTTCAAGAGTCAAAAGTGCGTATTCATGTGTCTGTAGGGGTGTCTTACGGTTCCGATGTGGAACTGGTCGCGGAAACGTTGTTGGAGGTGGGGCGGGCGCATCCAGAGGTTTTGTCCGATCCCGAGCCGCAGATCCAGTTCCTGACATTTGGCGATAGTTCTCTGAATTTTGATTTGCTGGTGTGGATTGTGGATCCTACCCGTCAGTATTTTGTGATTAGCGATTTGAATTTTGCAATTGTCCAGGCATTTCGAGAGCGGGATATCGCGATTCCATTCCCACAGCGAGATTTGCATGTGCGCAGTGCCGTGCCCATGCATTTGCCGACATCATCTGAAAATGATCGGGGAGAATAA